gatatggtttggtattagtgagttacgaggacgtaacatttgtcttaagaggagtaggatgcgataaaatagattttgatggttgtacatatggtaatatattcggaagttgagtcttgatgtagaataaaagatcgattcgtgttgtgggtgattttattaaaggtcatgaccgtgcttgtagtagcgtgatgtttaggagtgtgagaacatttcactagtgttgacagttggatgatgaggttacaagtgtgagtaaacttcgaggacgaagttcttttaaagggtggtagaatgtaacatcccgtttgatgtctatgagtgtcttggtattggatttgatagttgatgatattatggagctagcagcattagaggatggtagttggttatgtatggagttggtgtcgtgagagatatatatgtggtagatacgatatagtgagtcatgttgtggaagtaaacatagttggtggagtgggtgttaagagttcatgttctatgttcggtcgagttcttgagtccttagctaggTTGTTGTGacttggtcgagtctgtatggttgtttttatgtatgggttgaacttcggggacgaagttccttttaaggagggaagactgtaatactccgtatttataagtcttggggtactctatcgagtagcccttactctgtcgagtaagggtaagttgcgagataaaatagtttcgactgttgggtactcgatcgagtagtggggtactcgatcgagtaaggggtactcgatcgagtaccttgggtactcgatcgagtgtccggttttacggggagttttctcgggttttgttaattatgcgattaaggtatttaaacatagtcgtcattgttttaaatcacttttacaaaacctaaaaccctgtttaagagagaaagcaaccagttcatcttcctaatcgcatccttagcaattcccggagtttagacggtcagttcttgtcgttattcgtatcgttgagttccctgcgtcgagggtaagcttttaatataatttttataatgttttgttaagtttggttaaaccctaatttagagattgggggttttgtgtgtagtttgtgatgtgtagcctctatgtgttatatgataggaggagggtttgtagaagagacttttgatacaatttgttgataccgtctcgatcattgttgtgctttccaggtaggatttcctactcagtattagtcccataatgggatgattgtttaggtgttgagattgattgtttgatataataattgtattgtgacggctgcggttgtgattgtatattgttgattgattcagacggttgttgatgttgtattgtgatcgctgattgtttgtctctgattctcgagatgcgttctcggctcagtggagtcacttgtgggagtggcttcacgccctagtttcgccctccgtggaacccgccactggAGGGGATGTaaacattaatgggatagggttatcgctcggtatgatgagcggggcttaggtgggaacggctgcggtcccccactggcagggctggtccagtggacagtcaatgATTGAggtgattggagttggttggttgtgtgtgtgtgagttaaagtttgtctgtttatcttattgttgatatatgtattgaattgtgtgattagtaatgaccccgtttaaatgttttaaaaagcgtggtgatccattcggggtggtgagcgagttATTGAGCGGGTGTGATACGACGCGTATGGGATataggatgagtcatcacgtggcgttagaagtcttctgctgtgtcagacgaagtctagtagctttgatagttttagctgtagaccgtatgagaaccttgtaattccttttattagttttggtttgaacatgtaatcacttaatctataattacttttaaagtacgtttctttattgtcctatgatattcagtacctcgggcaaccgagatggtagtatccttatacttgagtggtcctggtaaggcacttggagtatgggggtgttacagaaacgttgtactcatcttcaactgACTCCCCATCAGAGATTCCGATTCTTGCTAGAACTTAGATATAAACTTTgaatcacgatcagaaacaatATCCTTTGGCACACCATGAAGCTTCACCACATTTTTGACATAAGCTTTAGCCAACTCggctttactccaagtatctttcataggaataaagtgagctgacttagtcaatcaATCCACAATCACCCATATCATATTATTCCCTCTCTATGTCTTCGGTAaccccacaataaaatccatcgaaatgctttcccacttccactcaggtacgtCCAAGGATTGAACTTTACCTTGTGGTCTCTTGTGCTTTCCCTTTACTCTTTGACAAACCAAACATCTAGTAACGAACTCAGCAACCTCTTTCTTCATcttaggccaccaaaaagtcttcttcaaatctttatatagcttATCTCCTCCAGGATGAACAGAATATGGAGTAGAATGAGCTTCAGTTAAAATCTTTctttttaattcttcatcatcaggtacacaccatctcccatcaaacctcaaactaccatcacTGCCCACGTGAAACCGTTTCTTCCCGCCTTCTACCACGACCTCACCCACGGCCTCTCTCCACCGCGCCACTCTCGCGTCCGCTTCTTGCTTCTTCCAAATCTCTTCATACAACTTTGGCTCAATTATCAAATCTCCAATTGTATCTCCTTTTATAATCATAGAAATGCCCATCTTTTCCACCTCTTCACGCAGTTTCATCCTAAACATGGAAATACACAAAGCATTGACATATTTTCTACTAAGTGCATCcgccaccacattagccttcccttcatgataaattatctccatgtcataatctccAATTAACTCTATCCATCTCCTTTGTCTCATATTTAGCTCCTTCTGAGTACAACTgtactttaagctcttgtgatcagaaaataccttaaaaataGCTCCATAAGGATAAAGACGCCACAATTTTAAGGCAAAAACCACCGCTCCTAATTCCAGATCATGAGTTGGATAATTTGCTTCTTACTGCTTCAGCTGTCTGGAGGCATAAgcaattactttcccattctgcataagCACAaatcccaaaccattcttcgaagcatctgtataaacttcaaaattctcactcccttcagttAAGGCTAAAATAGGAGCTATAGTCATGCGCTCCTTCAAGGTTAGAAATGttatctcacaactctcatccaaCTGAAACTtattctccttcctcatcaaggtaGTCAAAGGCTTAGCTATTTTTGAGAAGACTTTTACAAAACTCCTATAATAGCCAGCCAACCCCAGAAAACTTCTAATATCCCCCACATTCTTTGGTCTCTCCCACTTggacactgcctcaatcttgctttGATCCACTGACACTCCCTCTTTAGACACCACATGCCCCATAAAggaactttctctaaccaaaattcacacttgctTAAATTAGCATAAAGGTTATTTTCCCTCAAGGTctacaacacaatcctcaaattCTTCTCATGCTCTTCGTTAATCTTAGAATACACCAGGATATCATCGATAGAGACAACCATGAACTTATCCAAATAGGGACTAAACACACGGTTCATTAGGTCCATGAAGACTGCCGATGCATTAGTtaatccaaatggcataacaacaAATTCGTAGTGTCCATACCTTGTCCTGAATGCAGTCTTTGTAATATCTTCATCCTTAATTCTcaactgatggtatcccgacctcaaatcaatcttagaaaatattCCAGCCCCCATTCAGCTGGTCAAATAGATCATCAATCCGCGGCAAAGGGTAACGATTCTTGATAGTCACATTATTCAACTCTCTATAGTCAATACACAACCTCATGCTCctgtctttcttctttacaaataaCATAGGTGTTCCCCAAGGTGACACACTCGGCCTCACATAGCCCTTATCCAATAACTCCTCCAACTGCCTTTTAAGCTCCTCCAACTCTTTTGGTCCCATCCTATAAGGTGCTTTAGAAATTGGTCCCGCCCTAGGTTTTAGGTCAATGTCAAAATCAATATCCCTCTGAGGTGGTAACCTTGGAATCTCATTTGGAAACCCATCCTGAAAGTCTTGCAAAATAGGTATAGATGTCGCCCCATGCACCTCCTCCCGCGTGTCCCTTACGTGACACAAGATCAACTCACCTCCCTTCCTCAAACAAGATTTTAAGGTGACTGTTGAGATAAGTTTTATTTTTGGTTTAACTACAAATCTCTTGTAAGACACTTTTATTTTCTCAGGTCCACTCAATgttactttcttttgatgacaatctataaaGGCTTTATATTTactcaaccaatccatccctaaaATTACCTCGAAACCACCCAAaggaaattaaattaaattggtcAAAAAGATAGCTTCCCCAATTTTAACCGACACATCTCTATAAACACGGCTATAAGGTATGGAATCCCCCGAAGGTATATCAACTAGGTCTTTTAATTTATCATATACTTTCAAATTTAAAGTCCTAGCATGATCACTTGAAATAATAGAGTGGGTAGCTCCCGAATCGAATAAAACAAAGGCAGGCTcagaattaacaagaaatgtacccgtGACAACATGAGCATCCTCCTCAGCAGCTTCCTTTCCCATCATAAATAATTTCCCACTACTCTTAGGTCCACTCTGGCTAGCTAATGCTTGCCCATTCTACTGACTTCCACTGTTCATTATTTTCTGAAAATTATTACTTTGATTGTTGTTGAAGCGATTTTAATTAGAATTATTGTAGTTGGTTCTCCTCTTATAATTGCCACCTCCAGATCTCTGATTATAATTTCCATAGTTCTGCACATGAGTGCGATAGCCTCCACTTTGGTTCACATTAACAAATCCCCTACCTTGACCTCCCACATGAACTCGGCAATCAGCAATTTTATGACCCACTTTCCCACATCTGAAACAAGTGACGACACTACCTCCCGAAGCTCCACCTCGACCGAAACCTCCTCGGTTTCCATTCCCATTCTGCCCGTTGTTGGAGAAAAATGCTCGGTATGGATTCACATTTTGTTTCTTATTCCCAGCACTCTTACTTGCAGCCTCAGTCTTTCTCTTTTcacccttttctttcttttcttccttgaGCATATCCGCGATTCTCTTAGCATGTCCAGCTCTTTGATAGACATCATCCATGTTACATGGGTGCCCAGCTTCAAACCTCTTCTTGATAGTTGtggtcaaccccttctcgaatCTAAGTGCCAACATTTCATCACTGAAGTTTATGTCTGCCACATACTCATATAGCTTCATAAACCTATTATAGTAGTTCTCCACTGTCATCTCATCTGTCATTTTGAAAGAGTCAAATTCTACTCTCATTCTGCTCTTAATGTGTTCTGGAATGAACACATCATTCATAACCTTCTTGAATCCCAACCACCTCACATAATCACTCTCATTATTTGCAGTAGCCTCTCTCACAGCCTCTTTGCTTCTTGCCCACCACATACCAGCTTTCCCTCATAGATAATAAGCAGCCTGATCCACTTGCATTTTCGCATGCAGGACACTTCAATAGCTCAAAAAGATTATCAAATTCTCTGTGCCAATCTCCCAATAAAGAAGGTGCTCCCAAACCATCATACTTCGTCGGATTGTGCCTCACAATAGAAGCACTCACTTTAGCTGAATCTTGCACTAACCCCTTGGCTTTCAACGCAACTGTCAAGGCCTCATTCATagctgttttgtgtggattttgcgcagggcgaaatcaggtcagggtgaaaccgtgtagggttaactagctctaggtagtctgttggtcaggtcgtcagggtacaataaCAAGacgtaaatgaaataacaacaataacaagataagcaattttgtacgtggaaaacccttgaatgggaaaaaaccacgggcaccaagccaggagaggatttcactatgtaatttgggagaataattatatgataataacaatctttgtatttctctaagtattgtgtatgcttcttcttgcgtATATATGAGATGATTCCAATATCTTCAAACTGTTCCTTATATAGTCTgccatcttgaacggctgcttgatctggCATTAAAGgcagattattctccattatttccagtaataattgctaattattcctcccttaattactgcatttacagCATAATCTTCACATTTAATGCCGCGTATATAATCCCTTTATAACACGCGTAtttggtctaatatcgtcctgacattttgaccgttgtcctctccatgacctggtgcctatcttcatgtgccctgatagcctgataCCCTGACAGCCTTGCAGTCAGGTTcaggtgagatactgatcagggaggtctgtggatttccaggcctaacaatttctccttatctcctcatttgcagtgtgccaggatggaaaaatgaggagataactttattattggtaagattacccaacggttaagtttttcCTGATAGAATTCCTGTAACGGTTATTTTACTGCAGTTGTTGACGCGTgtttatttactgcaacttccttaatgattatccacttcctttgcggctgaaaccctaatattcttcactataaatacctgtgtgcttcattaagttgaactcatcaACGCAATTTCTTCTCATCTTCTCTCTTTAACAATCTTtttcttcagttttcttaatttCCAACTTCCTCAATCTTTGATCAACTCTCCATAATTTCtcaaataatggctgcaaagaaaaaatctaccagggcatcggttcctgcaactcctccttctcagaatcctgaggaaatttcttctgaaaccttgcctgcttcttctgctgatccatctcccacagtaaataagccgagtgatcctccattggagatgatctcaatatgtcatggtgattttcaattcaagcctacgaaggctttaaatgaggatcagtctcatgcaaaccgtttgaagcctaaGTTTGAGaggattttgaaggataaggggatcatccctgctgatgctgaagtctggatccctgaggattctcctatcagggccgactgggcttgtcctggttggtactgcatccatgactgggctttcagggcaggctgtaagcttcctttttctcctcttatagTTGAGCTCattaaggagatcggtgttccatcttatcagttaatgccaatggtgtggaaggttgtatgttctattgagaatctctgtaaaaaacacaatatctctttttctcttgatgatttgaagacctgttatgctgttaaaacaaacagtcctagccgtataagttttaaggtcagggcgtctactactcctcttctgaTTAACTTGGATAGTGgccatgataaaggctgggctgctgggtacatgtttgtcaggaccaattctgtgggtcctgacctggcgtaGTTGAATGATGAGGCctgcgttgctggtgagtctttttggtttctttctttgtcctgcatgttttatttgttagtgaaaaaataaaaattataataagtcatacctcttatgtgtgcagttgatgaatgggttactgaaactgagtatcctacACCCAATGtctctgctttccttgctattccccctttggagaggtcctggcctctctgttgtggggttggtcaccttccatgctgtttgaaggctgacggtgctcCCAGGGCGGCTAAAGCTTCAGGGGCTGCTAGTGCCACCACTTCAGGCAGTAAGTCCATCtttaatttttcctttctttttacctgggattcctgataatgtttggtttatattgcgTCTGAGATTTCGTGTTGCGACCACCGGGTCGTctattcgccttgccaggtttggtatggtgaCCTCTCACCAAGTcggctaagattaaggaggaaggtccCCGGGGAAGCGGGGATCTTGAGCTGTTATTGACTTGACTGAACACTCGATCTTTGCCAAGGTCACTGTCACGCACCACCGCCCTTGAAACAAGTACAAcagcccaaaaaaggaaaattgaagatgtcgatatttctgccccggtcagggaggtgagagccaggGTGGAAATTATGGAGGCTGttagggtgaagatcagggattatgctgcttctaaatcagatgtcatgctcactcttgaccctgttgagactgctactcggCGGTTGCTTTGATGGATCATTGATCGACCTCTTGGTGGTGCCTTGGCTGCCGTAAGGGAGGTAGGTTGGAACAATTTCTATGTGTAttttgttttggtagttttcTATTATTAGGGTAAGTTACTCATTCTTTTCTCTGTTTTTGATCAGGGAGCTGcaacctgtctccataatgcctatcaggctacttctttggtagccaggattaatctgatgagatcagattatgataggttgaagtctgagctggattttgcacgggctgacctggctgctaaagaTGCTGACTTGACGAGGGTGCAAGCTGAGAGAgatgctgctaagactgaggcGGTTTCAAGCAAGCGGCTGTTGCAGGAGGCCTTGGATAGGAATGAGGAGCTCACCtaagagagggatgacttggagttcaagctggatgatgcttccctctacttctatatcaagggaagggcggctgctatgccggagcctgtcgaggccatGGAAAAATGGGACCCTGaggctgagatggcttttgctgcctcaaagtatcctgacctgcataatatggagaatgaacaggaggtcgactctacaggggagcaggatgttgacgCTGATCtggctaagagtggggagcaggttATTGATGCTGctgctgtttctaaggagaaacagtaatatatttatttttcagttggtattttggcccatccaggggggatgtccctggacaaacaatattAAACAATATTTTCATTTTCTTATCttgggtcagggagactatccctagcctttatgaatattttgtcACCTTTTCCCCAGGGGATaaaggtttttattaatataggcatggtggccttcttttggctttTTCTGTCTTTTGCTTTGCTTGTGAATTTCATCCTGTTGGTCCTGTCAAACATTCTGTTTGGATAACCTGCACAATGTTTTCGTTTTAATTTGTTatgagtatttcaaccaagtatagttttttgctataatggttgaaggggtgggaaatccggcctgtcaggagggcttatgtcccctgcctagctggagggcttggtattcggctttgtcaagagggcatttagactgatggtcgggataaaacacccttgcacctgtcttgctgcgtccagccggttgtaatccgtggcagtaaacctagtcaggttaggcaattatttcatgcctgattggtcctgactctttactgtatctggtggtggttaccaactcgtcaggcacagttaagtgcaaaatttttgtttcaagaATGTAtcgtagagtagccctcaatcctgaatatttatacatataatcttttatcatatgtaattgttcaggattcaaaaagtaaatagataGGTTAGTTCGAACAGATATAAAATACAGACagggcatgtaaaacatgtagttcatcacatagcatgttaggttgagtagtgattgaatttatacctgattgtagcctaatctttacatatggaataattttaaatgagttacattccaggatcttgggatcattttcccctctagcgtttggagcctgtatgctccttgtccaacaattgaatcaattaagtaagggcattcccatgtgggagccagtttgcctgccgatttttcttttttatttggaaatactttgcgtaagacaaggtctccttctttaaagaccctgatcctgacgtttttattgtaagtcctggcgactgcttgttgatatgatgccatc
The Silene latifolia isolate original U9 population chromosome 11, ASM4854445v1, whole genome shotgun sequence genome window above contains:
- the LOC141613489 gene encoding uncharacterized protein LOC141613489 yields the protein MGHVVSKEGVSVDQSKIEAVSKWERPKNVGDIRSFLGLAGYYRSFVKVFSKIAKPLTTLMRKENKFQLDESCEITFLTLKERMTIAPILALTEGRKANVVADALSRKYVNALCISMFRMKLREEVEKMGISMIIKGDTIGDLIIEPKLYEEIWKKQEADARVARWREAVGEVVVEGGKKRFHVGSDGDKLYKDLKKTFWWPKMKKEVAEFVTRCLVCQRVKGKHKRPQDTWSKAELAKAYVKNVVKLHGVPKDIVSDRDSKFISKF